One segment of Pogoniulus pusillus isolate bPogPus1 chromosome 26, bPogPus1.pri, whole genome shotgun sequence DNA contains the following:
- the HTR2B gene encoding 5-hydroxytryptamine receptor 2B yields the protein MSLPLHFLNESGDRNGSLSPLSVTGELKQDYPSDEQGNKVHWAALLIFLVIIPTIGGNILVILAVSLEKKLQYATNYFLMSLAVADLLVGLFVMPIALLLILFDNVWPLPTALCPIWLFLDVLFSTASIMHLCAISLDRYIAIKKPIQASQYNSWATTIIKITVVWLISIGIAIPVPIRGIEDRNGNPKNITCALVPDRFHDFILYGSVAAFFIPLAIMIVTYFLTIQVLRKKAYLIHKPPQRFTWSTVSTVFQRDTTPASSPEKVAMLNGSKTDKTSASDMPVCRTSTIGRKSMQTITNEQRASKVLGIVFFLFLLAWCPFFITNISSVLCNSCDKEVFQKLMEIFVWIGYVSSGVNPLVYTLFNKTFREAFSRYMTCNYRTTKPIRALRKRSSRISFRSSVAENSKLFVMHGMRNGINPIMYQSPMRLRSSPIQASSAILLDTLLLTENEVDKTEEQVSYV from the exons ATGTCCCTTCCTTTACATTTCTTGAATGAATCTGGAGATAGAAATGGATCTTTGTCACCTCTCTCAGTAACAGGAGAACTCAAACAGGACTACCCAAGCGACGAACAAGGAAACAAAGTACATTGGGCAGCTTTACTGATCTTCCTGGTAATAATCCCCACCATTGGGGGGAACATACTGGTCATACTGGCAGTGTCTCTGGAGAAAAAATTGCAATATGCTACCAACTACTTTTTGATGTCCTTGGCGGTGGCAGATTTGCTCGTGGGTCTGTTTGTGATGCCAATTGCCCTTCTGTTAATATTATTTG ACAATGTCTGGCCTTTACCAACTGCCTTGTGTCCTATCTGGCTGTTCCTTGATGTCCTGTTTTCCACAGCTTCCATCATGCACCTCTGTGCCATCTCTTTAGACCGCTACATTGCGATTAAAAAGCCAATCCAGGCTAGTCAGTACAATTCATGGGCTACAACAATCATCAAAATCACCGTAGTTTGGCTCATTTCAATAG GCATTGCTATTCCAGTTCCTATCAGAGGCATTGAAGATAGAAATGGTAACCCTAAAAACATCACCTGTGCTCTGGTGCCTGACCGCTTCCACGACTTCATTCTGTACGGGTCAGTGGCTGCATTCTTCATTCCCCTGGCTATCATGATAGTCACCTATTTCCTGACGATCCAAGTGCTACGCAAGAAAGCCTACTTGATCCACAAACCGCCTCAGCGGTTCACTTGGTCAACAGTGTCCACAGTATTTCAGCGGGACACAACTCCTGCCTCCTCACCAGAAAAAGTGGCCATGCTGAATGGCTCCAAAACGGACAAGACTTCAGCCAGTGACATGCCTGTCTGCAGAACATCTACCATAGGGAGGAAGTCCATGCAAACGATAACCAACGAACAAAGGGCATCGAAAGTCCTGGGGATCGTATTCTTTCTGTTCTTGTTAGCGTGGTGCCCGTTCTTCATTACAAACATAAGCTCAGTTTTGTGCAACTCTTGTGACAAGGAGGTTTTCCAGAAGCTGATGGAGATATTTGTTTGGATAGGATATGTATCCTCGGGAGTGAACCCCCTTGTCTACACGCTTTTCAACAAAACCTTCAGGGAGGCTTTCAGCAGGTATATGACTTGTAACTATCGGACCACAAAGCCCATCAGGGCCCTTAGGAAGCGCTCCAGCAGGATCTCTTTCAGAAGCTCTGTAGCAGAAAACTCCAAGCTCTTTGTCATGCATGGGATGAGAAATGGAATTAACCCCATTATGTACCAGAGCCCAATGAGGCTGAGGAGCTCACCCATCCAAGCTTCATCAGCcattctgctggacacattgctgctcacagagaaTGAAGTTGATAAAACAGAAGAACAAGTCAGCTATGTATAG